CGATTTTATGAGCTCGTGTCTCTTCTGAGTCATCTTCGTATATCCAATTGTCATAAAGTGTCTGTTGAACTTGTTCGTTATAATCCAATTTGAATACATGGGCTATGAAGTTGCCAGCATACCCTCTTTGTGTTCGCTCAATTGGGACGAATTTGTAACCTGGATTGTCCCGAGCTATTTCTCTTCTAATCTGGTCTTCCACATTATAATATTCCTCCATTGTCAGAAAGGCTTTTACATCCACCAAAATTATATAGGATTTATTGATAAGATTAAATCCAGCATCCTTTAACTCGGCAATATCTCTCGGACCCGACTTTGCCAATTGTTTTTCCAGATCAGATGCATTATACATTCCTCTGTCAGCTATCAATTTTGTATTAAATTCCCCTTCCTGACTTCTTTGGAACCAATATTCGAGTAATTCACGACCAATATGAGAATTGGTCATGGCCTGAGTAGTTACGTTATTGGCAGGCTTACCGGATAAAATGCTTTTGGGCAGTTCCTTTGTAGAAATATTATTCCAATCAAACCTTTTAGCGTATGGATTATTACTGTTATAAAATGATCTAAAGTTGAGCTTAGTGCCCTGCTTGTTTGCGATTTTGAGAATTACAAAACTACTTCTGTCATATGACAAATCTTCCTTTGCATTAGACTGTGCATCAATTGTTGGAATGCCAATAAAAATGATTACGACACAGACCAAAAGAAATTCTAAAAAGTGTGATTTAATTTTCATGGTATTTGCATTTTCTTAAATTTCACATGAAACCAATACCTCCGTTTCTACCATAAAAGCGATGAATACTCACCTCTTATATTTATGTTGAAACACAAAAACACAACTGCATTTGTGTTATTACCTAGCAGTGTAAATCTATAGCTTAATGACAATTGAAGAGAAATTTCAGAAGAGACAAAAAACAATAAAAGTAATTTCGTATTTTTAAGAAAGACCGACCTGTTATATACATAACAGGATCATTCTTAGATATTAATACATTAATACAAAAAAAGTCTAATACAAAAAAGTCATTTAATGAATAACACAAAGTTATATTTGCTGGTATCTACTCTATCAGAAAACCAATTAATGGAGTTAGAGGAATTCCTTGAGTTATCCTCCAATGGGCTTTCGCAGAAACAAATACTGATATTGAATTTTCTTATTGAAAAGTTGCTGAAAGGAGATAGAAATATTTCTAAAGAAGAGGTAATAAATGCGCTGACTCCCATTCAAGATGGAATTGACAAGCATTGGAAACAACATCTTTCAAAGTGTTATGAAGTGGTAAAGCGATATATCCTGTTCTCTTTCTCAAATACTGATAAATTCCCGGAAGGAGAATTTTTTGCAGATTACTATGTTGAAAAGAGCTTAGGCGATAAAATGCTCAAAGGCTTATTAAAACGGTTAGAACGATCTTTAGATAAACCTGGGAACCGAGATTATTATTACCATTTAAGGAAATTCCAGATATATCAATGGCAGGCAATGAGCAAAAAAATAGATGCCACAACTGGTGAACTTCTCAAAAGTGGTTCAGATGCTTTAGATTTATTTTATGTTGAAAATAAACTTCGAATATACCTGGAAATTCTAACTCAGGGAGTTGATCACAAACAACATTACTATGATCATAAAATGGAGCTATTAAACGCTGTTGATAATGAAAAAATAGAAGATCTGGGGGCGAAAATATTTCATTTGTTTTTCCAAAAACAACTTGCAAATGATTTCACAGGAGTAGAAAAGATTATCGAAGAAATAATCGCCAATAACCATCTTTTTGAAAAATTTTATCAAAAATCAATTTTGGAGCAGTTGCTGAATTTTTGCACCCATAACATTAATAAAAAGCAAGTCGATTTCGCTGGCCATTACCTTAAAATAATAGAATTACTTGACGAATCTGGATTGTTACTGGACGGTTCATTTATCCAATGGCAGAGATTTAAAAATATTGTGACAGCCGCTTTGATCCAAAAGGATAGCCAGTTGGCAAGTTTTTACATTGATAAATACATGGTTCACTTGATTCCTGAAAAGAAAGAACAAGCAGCATTACTAGCCAATGCTCAAATTGCCCATCAGCAGGGTGACCTTGATAAGGTTTTAAAAAGGATGGCACTATTGACTACTAAGGGTGCAATTGAATTGGTGGACTACGGAAGGTTAATCCTTAAGGTCTATTTCCAAAAAAAAGAATACATCGCTCTCAGGAATTTCTCCAAAACTATGAGAACCTATTTAAACCGAAGCCTGAAAAAAGAAGATGGAGTTTCGGAATTGATGTATGATCGAGTACGGAATTTAATTTCACTTATTTTAGCCCTTGTTAATGAAAAAAAAGTTGAGGAAAAAACCATTGAAACTACCATTTTGTACGGAGTTGACTATTTATGGTTAATGAATCAAGTAATAAACAAGAACAAGCCGTCCCTTCCCGAAAACACCTAAGTATTTGGATAAGGACGGCTTGCATTCAAATCACTTTTTTTCAAAAGTCCCTGAAAAAGTATAGCTTGTAGAAGTTTCTACTTTTACAAGGTAAATTCCCGTGGAGAGACTCTCAATCGAATATCGACAAATTTGTAGCAAACACCCATTGTGCACAACAACAACGTCGTCATTTTCATCATAGATGGTAACTCTTTCGATCAAAATGTTCGGATTTCCCGAATCTGCGGTAAGCATTGTGATGTCCGTTGAAATAGTCCCTCCACTCAGTACATGAGAAAATTCATTTCCTGGAAAGAAGAATTCATCTTCTGCTTCAGAATTGCCCTTCTGATAAGGCAAAATGATGCAGGCGAGAATAAAAAAAGCAACAATTTTGAATTTAAAATCCATAACATTTCATTTTAAATGCTATGGAGGCGCCTCCGTTGGCAAGATTAAATAACCATTCCGCCGGAAAAAGAGTTTTGAAAAAACCGATTTTAAATAGTACTCAGTGTATGTGAAAATATTCTTTTGGAAAATTCACTTCTTCTGAAAACCATCATTTGATATAATGAGTATCATACAAAAAAAAAGTCCCCCTTTTGGAGAACTTTTTTTTATTTTTTTGAATTCAAAAATTTACGCCTACTCTATCAAAACAAAACCTGCCCAAAAATAAGGATTGTTGTAACCTTTTTGTTTCTGCAACCACTTTTGCGCTACTTCAAGTGCTTGATGTATCGGCATTTTCTCTATTAAATAATTGCGATAAAAAGCGGACATCAACTTGCTTGATGCCTCGTCAGATACTTGCCAGAGACTCATCAATATATATTTTACACCGGCAATTTTAAAGGCACGTTGCAAGCCATAAACACCTTCATGTCCCTTAATATCCCCTAAGCCCGTTTCACATGCAGACAACACGACCAATTCTGTATTGGATAGGTCCATTTGGCTAATTTCGTAGGCTGTCAGAATTCCATCATCAAAATTTTTATAAGGGTGTTGATTTTCCCAGGCGTAATTAGCTCCAGCAAGAATAAGGCCTGATCGTAAAAGGGGGTGCTCAGACATTTTAAACACTGCCCCGAACAAATCTTGTTTTGCAGCAATAGTATCCTGTACCAGGTCAGGATAGAAAAAGCCGTGTGTACTAATGTGCAAGATACGTGGCGACCCGCTATTGAGAGATTTTCCGATTTGTTTGAAAGCTTCTTCGTTGGCTTCAAAACCTTGAAGGATTTCTGTTTGAAAGCCGGCTTCCTTTAGGAATTTATTGACCTGATCCACTTCAGTAGCACTAAATTCAAGATTCCTCCATAAATCATCGTTCCCCCGGAAACCAGGCTTTTTCCCACTATCATATTGAAAATAGTTCTCCTGCAATTCATTTTGAATAACAGGATTCGGTAATGAAACGACGGCCTGACGATAAGCTGTTGTATCCATTGAATATTGGATATTTCCCAGGAGGGTCGCATTAGGTATGGCTGATTTATAGGGATAAGATTGACTAATCTGCCGCGTGCTATTTACCCTGATCAATTGGTATTGATTACCTAACCGTCCACTTGATAAACCAGGCTGAATGGCGGCAAGGTTGAGTCTATACAAATCACCTGCCGGGGCATACCATATTTTATTTACTCCCTTGAGCAGGTGCTCTATAGGTTTCCAGATGTAAATATAGAGAGGTGTTTCACCTCCTTTTCGAAGGTCGAAATAGAGGTTTTTGATGAAAAAATCTTCGGAAACACCTTCTTTTCCTAATAAGCTGTCCAATTGTTTTTGTTCACACAGTGGAACAAATACTGGTCCATCTGTATCCGGGAGAAGCACAAGGGCGGCATACTGAAAAGATTCAGTAGCTTCGGGATCATATTTACGATAATAAATGAACTCAATTGCCGCTTCACCAGGTTTTAGATTCACTTGTATTTCCTGCCAGGGCGGTGCCGAAAAAGCACCTGCAAAAATGGGCAAGTTCTGGGTGAGAAGCTTTTCGTAAACCTCCGCTTCTGCTTCTACCTTGGTAACATATTGACGCTCAGAAAAAGGCTTGGCATATTCGGTAGCAAGCCGGCGACGACAGCCCTGCCAACGTGCGTACGTTTCGCGAGAAAGACTGTCTGCATCAGAGACAGACCTTGTCAAGCGGCGGAAATTTTCGAGTAAATGCCCGCGATAAAAAAGGGCGTTGTCGAAACAAGCTTGATTTAATTCCGAATCAGAATTAAACTCAGCAAACGACTGAAGCTGGTTAAAATACCTTTCAAAGGTATGAAGATAAGCTAAAAATTGATTCTCAGAAGAATAGAGGGCTGCCTCTTCGACAAAATGGCGGCAAAGTTCATTCAGCTCCAGAAAAACTCTCTTAGCTTCAGATAGGCGACCTGTTTCCCAATATAATATAGAGAGGTTACTCAATGACATTGCATAACTGGGATGTTGTTTTCCTAAAATGTTTGTCTGAATTTCAATCGCTTCCAAAAAAAGGGGTTCAGCTTTTTCATAATCTTCCAATTCCAAATACAAGACCCCAAGATCATTTAATAGTGTGGCATAATCTGGATGCAGTTTCCCTATGGTATTTTCCCAAATGGGTTGAGCTTCCAATAAAAGATCTTTAGCCTTTTTAAGTTCTCCCATTCGTTTGTATAAAACTGCAAGATTTTGTAAAGCCAATCCATATCGTGAACCCTCTTTACCCAACTTATTTGTAGCAATATCTTTTGCTTCCAGATAAAGTTTCTCCGCTCTGGAATACTCGCCCTCTTCCATATATAGAATTGCAAGGTTGTTCAATCCCGTAGCATAATACAAATGATCCTTTCCTAATACCTTTGCCCAAATATCCAATGATTCCAAAAAGAATGGTTCAGCCTTGGAGAATGCCCCCATATCAAGATACAGATTGGCAAGTTTAAATAAAGCTATTGCATAGTTAGGGTGTGTGGTGTTATTAGTTTTTTCCAAAATGTCTTTAGCGTCCAAAAGTAATTGCTCGGCAGTCATATAACTCCCCATTTTAGCATATAAGTCACCGAAATCACTCAGAAGCATTGCATAATCCAAACTAAATTTTCCAAAGGTTTTTTCAAAAATATCTATAGCCTCCAAAAAACGAGACTTAGCCCTATCATAATACCCCATTTCCAAATACATGTAGGCCAGGCCATGCAAATTTAGGCCATAGTTCATGGCTTTTTTTCCTTTTACCTTTGCCCAAATATCCATAGATTCCAAATAGAGGGGTTCTGCTTCCGTGTACTTCTCCAAAGTACGATATAAATCAGCAAGATTGCCTATGGAAAGGGCATAGTAAACATTTTCTTTACCTAGAACTTTTGCCCGAATGTCCCTTGATTCAATAAAAAGCGGTTCAGCCTTTGAGTATTGCCCCATTTCTTTATACAAAGCTCCTAGGCTATTCAAAGCTGAAGCAAATTGTCGATGTTCTCTTCCCAATTTTTCTTCTAAAATTCTAATAGATTCCAAATAGGGTTCCTCCGCATCTGAATACCTCCCAATGTAATAAAGTATCCTACCTTGGTTGAGTAGACAATTGGCATAAGGTATAGTGTTTGTTCCAATTGTTGATGCTGCCTTGTCCTTTGCTATTTCAATGATTTTTAGAGCTTCTTCAAACTTTTGTTCTTGAAACAGCTTTCGGCTCTCTTCCATTAAACTATCTACTTCATGAGCTACTAATATAGAGTCTTGTGTTTGGGAAAAAAGGAAGATGGGAAAACTAATAAGTAATGTAAGGAATTGTAATTTCATAATGGTAAATTTTGGTATGTTATACTTTAAAGAAATGGTAGTTTGTGAGGAAAGAACGAATAGCACCTAAAGAATAACCTCACTTTGCACGAAGTAAAAAAGAAGGTCGTTTATTACTAACTATTACTGTAAAAATTATGTCAGACACCTTCTACAAAGCCTTCTACCATCTTAGAGTATGTCTAAAAATTTAAATTTGTAGATCATTCCAAGCGATATAAAATTGTTTGGCAATTCTGCCAAAGTACCCACGCTTCGGAACTTTCTGTTGTTTTTTCGTGATCCTTGTCCAATCGGCGAAAGTAATTGAACCGCCCGAAGGTCTGTTCGGTAACCCAGCGCCACTTCACAGGAACAAACCCTTTTGCACTTGGGGGCTTTGATGAAAGCTCTACTTCTACTCCTAACAGATTCTCATATACCCAATCCATGAAGATAATTTTATAAGCAGCATCTGCCAGTATTTTTTCTAACCGGTGCAAGTATCCAACCAGAGGCTCGACTACCTGGTGCGCCATTGCTCCGTCTGCATGATTAGCCGCATGGACAACTATCCCCCAAACTAAACCTAAAGTATCTGTGATGATATGACGCTTTCGCCCATTAACACGCTTGTTTCCGTCAATTCCTTTTTCTATATTCACAAATGGTCCTGATTTAACAGACTGACTATCAATACTTAGCATGCTGGGCGTTTCTTCTTTACCCTGTCGCTTCCTTTCCTTTCGATTCAATCCTTCATTTAATTTTTGCAGTGTTCCATCCTTTTGCCATTTTTGAAAATAATAATATACACTTTTCCAGGGAGGAAATTCTCCCGGAAGATTTCTCCATTGGCTGCCAATTCTTAATATCCAAAAAATTGCGTCTACCACATCTCGCAAATCATATTTGCGTTTTCTTTTGATAGGTAAATATTCTTTTATAATTTCCCACTGGGAATCAGTTAGTCGCTCATATTGAGTTTGCATAAACTTGGGTTTTAGTCTACCACAAGTTTAATAACTGGTTCCCATTTTTCCAAAGACTTCAATTTTTAGACATACTCTTATCCAAAATTACGGTTTTTCTAAGTTAATAGGTTCAATAGTATTATTTTTGACCATAATTTGAAAAAAGTTTTGAAAAAAGAGGACTTTTTTAACTTTTAAATACACTTTAATTTGAAAACCCCTCCTTTATCGGATAAAATCATTCTCCAAATGCTCTATGAAGGTGGAGAAGCTAGAAAACAAGCCTGGAAGTATATGTATAAAACCTGGCGTGTTGATTATTCTCGATTCATTCTCAAAAGCGGAGGAAACCAGGATGAAGTTGATGATGCCTTAAGTCAGGTCTGCATGGAGTTTGAAAACCGGGTGATCGCTACCAACAAGCCTCCAATAGAAAACCTTCGTGGCTATTTAGTGCAATGCGTTAAGAACAAATGGCGTAAAACGAAAAAAGGAACACCGCCAACTGCAAGGGACATCAATGATTATCTAAATATTAAAGACTACAAACCAAACCCCGAGGAAATATTGATTATCACAGAAAATAAGATGGAGTTTGATAGTCTACTAGATAAACTTGACCGTCAATGCAATAATATTCTTAAGCTTTTTGTGACAGGATACGGGATGAGGGAAATTGCCCAAAAGTTACAGTTTAGGGATACTGAACAGCTAAAAAAGAGAAAATATAAATGTCTGAAAAAACTTAAAAAAATTATACTGGCAGGTAGCTCCAGAACATAACCAATAGAATTTACTTTCGATGTATAATGAAATATCATATCAGGAAATAAGAGCATATCTACTCGGGCAACTCACACCGGAGCAAGTCAAAGACTTCGAGAAAAAATTAAAGGTAGACCCAGAACTTGCGAAAGAGGTTGAAATCCAACGCGAACTGCTTCCTGCCTTAGAGCGATTGAAAGAACGAGAACTCCAGGCAAATTTTCAAGAATGGAAAAAGGAGTTAGAGGATGACAATGAACCACCAAGGGGAAGCTGGTTTCGATGGTATTACCCCGTTATTACCTTAATCATAGTGATCATTGGTTCTTTATATTTTAATTGGAAAAATAACAATACCCCAACCTTAACTGGAGAAAGCGAAATTCCTCCACCAGACACAACCTCAATACAAGTCCCCCCTCCCAATAAGTCAGATTCATTAATTGAGAAAGATCCTTCTATTATACCACCCAAAAACAATTCAAAATCACCTCCCAAAACTAATACCCTCTCCAAAGACTCATTACAAATAGTAGCTGTAAGAAATTTGGCCGAAGATTTAATTGCAAGCATAGATTTGCCCAAAGTTTCCAAAGTCAGGGGAGGAAAAGAAGAGGATGCGTGGAAAACACCGACAATGGAAGCGGACACAGCAACAAAACTAAAGGACTATGAAAAAGCTTTAGAGATTCTGAATAATACCACTCCAAATATACCTAAAGCCCACCTATACTCTCGATTAGCATTCTTGTATTCCAAAACTAAGGATTACGAAACCGCTATCTTAAGTTACAAAGAGTATATGAAAGAGGACTTCGATGTGACCAAAACAAATTGGGAATTAGCTCTTTATTATCTTGCCAGTTATCCTTATTATGAAAAAGAGTTTTGGGAAACAATAGACCTTATTTTAAGGGTACCTAATCACCCGCACTATGCGGATGCCGAAAAATTAGTCTCAGAATTACAAGAAATTGGGATCGAACGATAAAAATGTTTTGCCATTTATCTGTTATCGAGAACTGCCAAACATTCCTTTAGGATCATTTTTGATACAAATTGAGACGTGGAATATAATACCCTATTATGATTCAGAATGACATTGTAATACTCTTTGTCGTTTTTCTTCCAATTATCCGCTTTCCTGGGACTTTTAGTTGCCACCAATGTAATACAAATATTCTTCTCAACAGAAGGTAATTTTGCCCTCAAAGCATTGAGGTCAAGCTTTATGTTTATTTTTTCGTTATCGACTATTTTGGATAGGCTAATCATCGCGTTTATTTAACGGAGGTAAAGAAATACGATTTTCCTCTCTTCTTCTCAAATTGTCTGGATGTTTGTAGTACAAAAATAGTTTCTCTGCTTCCATTGTAACGACCTCTTGGAGTGGGCCTTCAAACTCGATGAAATAAAATACACCCAAGGCATGTAGTTGTTCTGAAGTATATCTTGCCCCTTTGTTACAAGTATAGCCATATTTGGCAATTTCGTTTGCATTGAGCCAATATAAAGGTTTTGGGCAATGAGTGCAAGGGTACCAGCCAGATTTTAAAGCTCTTAATGAATATTGTTCGCACTTAAGGATTTTCTCTTTTTTTCTTTCAAGAGCTTGATCTCTATGGGAAGTTTCAATTTGTTCCCCTCGATGCCAGACCTTACTAAAAAGAAACATGGAAAGAAGGATAAAGAACGAAAAAGTGGCAATCGTTCGCAGTTGAAGAGCTGATTGCATAGATATTGATTCTACAGGTGAAACGGATAATATCATCCTGTAGATGATTTTTCATCTATGCCTCTTGGGAGCAGGGTGTTTTATCCTGCTCCTTTGCAAATGTAAGGAATCACCTTTTAATCACTATCAATTATAATACTATTTTTTTGCGAACTGGGGTATTTGAACCAAATTGGCAAGGCTCCTCTCCCCTACTACAATGTCAAAAGTCCCATGGTTCCCGATAACTCCTTCACATCAAACTGAGCAAGATAAATTTGGGTAGTTTTAATACTTTTATGTCCAAGCAAAGCTGAAACTTCCTGGATTGGTGCACCCTTTTTTATTGCAATCGTTGCGGCTGTATGACGAGCCGTATAGAATTTCACTCTTTGATCTGTTCCCCTATCCCTCGCAAGCCTTCTAAGTGTTCTATTAACACTCCTGCGAAGGTTGTTGGCTTTTCTTTTTTTATCCGGCTCTGGCAAATCAGGATCAACAATTGGAAACCAATATTTGCCATTTCTGTACCTTTCAATTATTTCCCATGCTTGAGGTACAATTGGCATACGGACCAATACTCCGGTCTTTTTTCTTCTATATACCAGACCATCACCACGTTTATTTTCGTCAGTAAAATGTATCATATCCCATAAGTTAGTTCCAAAAAAGTAATAGGATAACATGAAAACATCCCATGCTCTTTGTCCTCGGTCATCAGGACGTTGATTAAAGACTTTCATTTCTTCCTCGGTATAGGCTATTTCCGGCTCCTTGGATTTTTGTTTCTTCTTTTTGATATGATTGAAGTCGTATCCATCTGGATAATAAGCCGCCTTAAAAGGGTATTCTTTTATGTCTATATATCCTTTTTCCCTTGCATAGGACATCACCGCTTTAAAGCCTCTAAAATAAGCCACAGACTCATATCTATTCCCGAATTGTTCAAGCTTCCTTTTATCAATACTTCTAATTGCTAAATTATCACCCCATAATTTTCGGATAGCCCTTTTAATATCCTTGTAGAACATCTGATTTCCTACACTGCTACGGCTATCAATAAATTCGTCCATGACATCGTAGAAATTCTTATGTAAACCATTTCTGAAAAGCTTAGAAAACTGGATGTAATCAAAGTGGCTATTTCTAAAGAACCTTTCATAAACCCTATTGGCTTGATCTAAACTGTATTCAAGTTGTTGGTTCTTTTTTTCGTCTCTTTTGAACCAAATACTATCGTCCCACTCGTGTTCTTTTGCCTTTACTTTAAGACGAATACGAGAGGTAGTTAATTTACCAGAAGAGGAAGGATAACGTACTTCTAAAACTATTGGAAAATAATTGTTGGCGAGAGGTTCGCCTTTGTATAATTTAACTGCTAATGTAGGAGTTGACATTGTGTATATTTTTGACGATTTAAAGAAATACATATTTGTAATTCTTTGAAAATCATACATTTATATACAATAAAATCAATGTCTTCTGATCCGTAGTCAGGGACTCTATCCAGTTAAGCTACGGAGCCTTTAGCCTTTCAAATAAACAGAGCTTATTTTAAATGCGGCTGCAAAGGTAAAATCTTTTTTATACTTATGCAAAAGGATTTTAAAATTTAAACAAAAAAAGAGAAAAAATAATTTCATTTCTCCTAAAAAACCTTTTTATGTTACTTTTACCCTCCTGCTAATCAAGTATTTCCGGGCCTTTGGGAATATTTTTTCCTTTCAGGTACTCCAATTTTGCCTCGCGGTGCAAAAATAATGATTTTGCCTGATCCTGATCAATTAATTTAAATTTAATTTTATCTCCGGGTTTCAACTGGGCAACCGGTCCAAGATCAACCGCAATAATACTTCCAATACGGGGATATCCGCCCGTTGTTTGTCCGTCGCTCATCACAATGATCATTTCTCCGCTGGGGATAAGTTGAATGCTTCCCCTTCCCAAAGGGGAAGAGAGCATTTGCACGGGGTGATATTCCTGCGACAATTTTCCTTCCAATCTAATCCCCATACGGTCCGAATTATGCCCTATTTTAAAGGTATTTCGACCAAAATTTTGTTTCATTTCAACATCCATAACGTTCCATTCCGGCCCCTCCAGTATCCTGATGGTACGTTTGGCATCATAATTTGGCCAATAAGACTCCGGGAGGGTCATTATCAACGGCGGTTCGTCTTTTTTATGATAAAAAAGTAAATCTCCTTTTATCAATGGCCGGCCATGGTGCCCTCCAAACCCTGCCGGAACATAAGTGGAACAACTTTCCATCACGTAATCCGAAACCAGGCCACCCCAAATGGCCAGATAAGCACGGCAACCATTCTTCAACCCGCCAAACGAAAGCCGATCGCCAGGGTTGAGGCAAACCGTCTCGTACATCATGATATCTTTTCCATTCACCCGAGGCGACAAATCCCCCCCTGTTACTGCGATAAAGGTTCTTGAGGAAAAAAGTAATTCCGGGCCCGTATAGGAAATTTCCAACAAGGGTGCTGTAACCTCATTTCCCACCAATATATTTGCGAGCCGGGCGGCATAATCATCCATGGCCCCGCTTTGTGGCACCCCCACCCTCCTGCTCCCAAATCGACCGAGGTCTTGAATGGTGGTATACATACCCGGTGTTTCAACGCTTATTTTTCTTATGAAGGACATGCTGGTTGCTGGTTGACTTGGTGCTGGTTACTGGTTACTGGTTGACTTGTTACTGGTTGCTGGTTGACTTGTTACTGGTTACTGGTTGACTTGTTACTGGTTACTGGTTGACTTGGTTGCTGGTTACTGGGGTGCTGGTTGCTGGGGTGCTGGTTATTTGTGGACTGAACTGCTTTAATGGTTATTTTAAATTTTAACCTTTAGTATTTTGGCCTTTTAGCGACGAACATCACTCGGTCTCCCTGTTTTATGCGGAGGGGTTCTTTGCTTTGGGGATCAAAAAAAATATCACTTGTGCGCCCGATAATGTTCCACCCCGCCGGGCTTTCAATGGCATAAATTCCTGTTTGGGCACCACCGATCGCCACCGACCCCGGGGCAG
This sequence is a window from Lewinellaceae bacterium. Protein-coding genes within it:
- a CDS encoding biotin-dependent carboxyltransferase — encoded protein: MSFIRKISVETPGMYTTIQDLGRFGSRRVGVPQSGAMDDYAARLANILVGNEVTAPLLEISYTGPELLFSSRTFIAVTGGDLSPRVNGKDIMMYETVCLNPGDRLSFGGLKNGCRAYLAIWGGLVSDYVMESCSTYVPAGFGGHHGRPLIKGDLLFYHKKDEPPLIMTLPESYWPNYDAKRTIRILEGPEWNVMDVEMKQNFGRNTFKIGHNSDRMGIRLEGKLSQEYHPVQMLSSPLGRGSIQLIPSGEMIIVMSDGQTTGGYPRIGSIIAVDLGPVAQLKPGDKIKFKLIDQDQAKSLFLHREAKLEYLKGKNIPKGPEILD
- a CDS encoding CHAT domain-containing protein, with translation MKLQFLTLLISFPIFLFSQTQDSILVAHEVDSLMEESRKLFQEQKFEEALKIIEIAKDKAASTIGTNTIPYANCLLNQGRILYYIGRYSDAEEPYLESIRILEEKLGREHRQFASALNSLGALYKEMGQYSKAEPLFIESRDIRAKVLGKENVYYALSIGNLADLYRTLEKYTEAEPLYLESMDIWAKVKGKKAMNYGLNLHGLAYMYLEMGYYDRAKSRFLEAIDIFEKTFGKFSLDYAMLLSDFGDLYAKMGSYMTAEQLLLDAKDILEKTNNTTHPNYAIALFKLANLYLDMGAFSKAEPFFLESLDIWAKVLGKDHLYYATGLNNLAILYMEEGEYSRAEKLYLEAKDIATNKLGKEGSRYGLALQNLAVLYKRMGELKKAKDLLLEAQPIWENTIGKLHPDYATLLNDLGVLYLELEDYEKAEPLFLEAIEIQTNILGKQHPSYAMSLSNLSILYWETGRLSEAKRVFLELNELCRHFVEEAALYSSENQFLAYLHTFERYFNQLQSFAEFNSDSELNQACFDNALFYRGHLLENFRRLTRSVSDADSLSRETYARWQGCRRRLATEYAKPFSERQYVTKVEAEAEVYEKLLTQNLPIFAGAFSAPPWQEIQVNLKPGEAAIEFIYYRKYDPEATESFQYAALVLLPDTDGPVFVPLCEQKQLDSLLGKEGVSEDFFIKNLYFDLRKGGETPLYIYIWKPIEHLLKGVNKIWYAPAGDLYRLNLAAIQPGLSSGRLGNQYQLIRVNSTRQISQSYPYKSAIPNATLLGNIQYSMDTTAYRQAVVSLPNPVIQNELQENYFQYDSGKKPGFRGNDDLWRNLEFSATEVDQVNKFLKEAGFQTEILQGFEANEEAFKQIGKSLNSGSPRILHISTHGFFYPDLVQDTIAAKQDLFGAVFKMSEHPLLRSGLILAGANYAWENQHPYKNFDDGILTAYEISQMDLSNTELVVLSACETGLGDIKGHEGVYGLQRAFKIAGVKYILMSLWQVSDEASSKLMSAFYRNYLIEKMPIHQALEVAQKWLQKQKGYNNPYFWAGFVLIE
- a CDS encoding IS5 family transposase encodes the protein MQTQYERLTDSQWEIIKEYLPIKRKRKYDLRDVVDAIFWILRIGSQWRNLPGEFPPWKSVYYYFQKWQKDGTLQKLNEGLNRKERKRQGKEETPSMLSIDSQSVKSGPFVNIEKGIDGNKRVNGRKRHIITDTLGLVWGIVVHAANHADGAMAHQVVEPLVGYLHRLEKILADAAYKIIFMDWVYENLLGVEVELSSKPPSAKGFVPVKWRWVTEQTFGRFNYFRRLDKDHEKTTESSEAWVLWQNCQTILYRLE
- a CDS encoding tyrosine-type recombinase/integrase, giving the protein MSTPTLAVKLYKGEPLANNYFPIVLEVRYPSSSGKLTTSRIRLKVKAKEHEWDDSIWFKRDEKKNQQLEYSLDQANRVYERFFRNSHFDYIQFSKLFRNGLHKNFYDVMDEFIDSRSSVGNQMFYKDIKRAIRKLWGDNLAIRSIDKRKLEQFGNRYESVAYFRGFKAVMSYAREKGYIDIKEYPFKAAYYPDGYDFNHIKKKKQKSKEPEIAYTEEEMKVFNQRPDDRGQRAWDVFMLSYYFFGTNLWDMIHFTDENKRGDGLVYRRKKTGVLVRMPIVPQAWEIIERYRNGKYWFPIVDPDLPEPDKKRKANNLRRSVNRTLRRLARDRGTDQRVKFYTARHTAATIAIKKGAPIQEVSALLGHKSIKTTQIYLAQFDVKELSGTMGLLTL
- a CDS encoding sigma-70 family RNA polymerase sigma factor, whose product is MLYEGGEARKQAWKYMYKTWRVDYSRFILKSGGNQDEVDDALSQVCMEFENRVIATNKPPIENLRGYLVQCVKNKWRKTKKGTPPTARDINDYLNIKDYKPNPEEILIITENKMEFDSLLDKLDRQCNNILKLFVTGYGMREIAQKLQFRDTEQLKKRKYKCLKKLKKIILAGSSRT